The nucleotide window TGGAGGTCAAGGTGTCTAAAGCCCATAAGGCAAGTAATAAGAACGTTTCGGGAAACCACGAAGGCAAACGTGCTGCTCGGGAGGTTGTTAAGCAGAGCGCTCACAAAAAGGACGGTAGCTCCTCCAAAAAAACTAAAGATGTGACGATCATCTACTGCCCACTCCATCTTGGTGGACCTCATGCGGGAGTCAGTATGGGACCGGCTGCCGTCAAGGTGGCCAGGCTCGTCAGTAAAATCGAGTCGCTTGGTTTTAGAGTCAAAAAACAAGTCGACATTGCTGTCCCCGAAGTCCTCTACTGGTGGGAAAAAAGTGCCAAGGTGGCGCACTGTGTGCCAGAGATAGGTGCAGTCAGTCTGGATGTAGCTAAGGCTGTGGAAGCAGCCCTGGCTGACAACACTATTGCTGTCACCATTGGCGGTGACCACTCGCTAGCGATTGGTAGCATTGCCGGAGTCTCCAGTTATTACCGCAAACACAAACAAGAGTTTGGCCTGGTCTGGTATGACGCCCATGGCGACATCAACACTCCAGCTACCTCTAGCTCAGGCAATGTACATGGCATGCCACTTGCTATCTCACTGGGCGATGGTGATGAGAGACTGACTGAGCTTTTAGGATATAGTCCTAAAGTCAAAAATAAACGCTGTGCTCTGGTCGGTATTAGAGACCTCGATAGCGCCGAGCGTAAGCTCATCGAAAAGAGCGGTATATTGCCATTTACCATGCGCAATGTTGACGAAAAAGGCATAGTAAAGGTTACTGAAGAATGTCTCGATTTTATTGGCAATAAAGTCAGCGGCATCCACGTCTCTTTTGATCTTGACGTAATGGATCCTGATATCGCCCCTGGTGTCAGCACCGATAGCCGCGGTGGGCTCAGTTATAGGGAGAGTCACCTGGCTTTAGAGCTTTTGGCTGATACCGGGCTACTTCGCTCGGTGGATTTTGTGGAATTAAATCCAGCCCTCGATATCCGCAATCAAACTGCGGAGCTATGTGTCGAGCTGGTGCAATCAGCACTGGGCAAAAACATCTTGTAAAAATAGTACCAAAGGCGCCACCGTAACTTTTCACTATATCTGGTGCACAGCTATATGTAATCGCAAAAATTTTGACTAAATTCAAAATTTTGCCAAATTGTGCTCGACAAGATCAATTTGGGGTACTATACTTATGTATGCTTTGAGAGATTTTTCTAGACAAGGAGTATCACTGTGGAATTGACTAAGCCACTTCCAACCCGCCAGAAGGAAGTCCTGAGCCTAATAGCCAGCTTCACAGAAGCGCAGGGCTACCCGCCGACACTGGCAGATCTGGCTAATAGCCTCGGTCTCAAAAATCGCATGACCGTGCATCAGCACGTCGCGGCTCTACGCAAAAAGGGACTGGTGCACTGGGAGCCTGGTCTTAACCGCTCTTTGAGAGTGTTGCCAGAGGGTTTTGTCCAGCTCGGTCGTACTGTTGAGGGTGCTTCTGACGTCGCCCCTGCCGTAGCTGTTAGCAAGGCTAACGCCAAGACCATTGCTTTTCCCGCTCGCCCGGGTATTCCACTAGCTGGTGCTATTGCTGCCGGTAATCCTATCGATGCTATACAGGGCGATGATTTTCTCGAGGTCGAGAGTCGCTATGGCGATAGTGATTGCTATGCCCTCAAGGTCAAAGGCGAGTCGATGATCGAGGATGGTATCTATGATGGTGACTTTGTCATTATTAAGCCAGAGCCTTCTCCAAACAATGGTGATGTTGTGGTGGCACTTTTAGAGGACGGATCAGCAACACTCAAGCGCTTTTTTAAAGAAAAAGGTGGTTATCGTCTCCAGCCAGCTAACGCCTCTATGGAGCCGATTTTTGTCTCAGGCGATAGTCCGCTGACGATTCAGGGCAAAGTTGTGGGACTTTTCCGCAACATGCACTAAGTCTCAGCCGGTTCATTTAGACAGCCCCGCATTACTGCCGGGGCTGTTTTTTATTGCTTCGGTGCAAAGAGCTGTTTCATGGCCTTGGGCATTGGTTTACCAGTGTCCACTTCCACTGTTTTTTCTTGCTCGTATCTGACCATGCCAGGCTTTTCGTTAGCGATTTTGCGTACATGCTTGACCTGGGTGTAGACCACTCGCACTTTGCTGCCATGACTGGCTTTGCTAAATCGTGCAGCTATTTGTGCCGCTTCTTCGATAGTGCGAGCTGGTGGGTCTTGTTTTGATGAGGGAATGCGGATAAGCACATGGGCACCACCCTGACCGAGGACATGAAACCAGAGATCATTAGGCTGAGCCAGGCGACTGACAAGGTAGTCGTTTTCGATACGATTGCGACCGACATAAATAGTCCAGCCATCCGATGAGCTCACCGAAATGACTCTATGATCTCCAGACTTTTTGCCTTTGGGCTTGGCTTTGATCAGGTCTTGTGGTTTTTTGCCAGAAATAAGGTCTTTTAAGTTGCGCAGCTCGTATATGTCTTTGGCTTGACTTACTTGACTGAGCTTTTGTTCTAAGCTTACGCGGCGGTCTTTTGCTTCTTCCACCGAGCGGCTGGCTGTGCTGTTGCGAGCTCTGGCTTTGGCATACTGACGGTAATAGTTTTGGGCGTTTTGGGCTGCGCCAAGATCACCACTTAGTTTGACTGTGATTGTGCCGGCTCCGCTAAAAATATCATCGGCTTCTAAGATTTCTTGCCCGGGCTTTATCGCAGTTAGATTGGCTAATATAAGGTCGCCGCAGTGTTTGAGGCGGTCGATGCCGTCAGCTGTAAGGACATGTTCTGAGGCAGTTTTGATGCGGCTTTCGAGTTTATTTATCTCCACTACTAGATCTGCTTTGAGCCTGTCGCGCAGTTGACTGACCTGCTCAGCTTGCTCGCAAGAGCGGAAGTATTCTTCTATGAGGTCATTGACTGACGGAAAAGTCTTAGTCGGCCTGTCGCTTTGTGGGAATAGACCAAGCACTGAATAGCGACTGAGGTCTGTGAACATGAATGGTTTGTAGTTTTCTTCACTTCGCATCTGACTAATTGTTTGCCAGAGTTTATCGGCACAAGCAGTATCGGCAATGGCTTTAGCGGTTTCACTATCTAGTCCACTGGCTTGCACTAGCTCTTCGCATAGATGGCGACCGGCACCAGTCAAGGTGGCAATGATCCATTGCTCAACTGTGGCAAAATGCTGTCCTTCTATTTTGTTTTCGCTTTGCTGGGCCAGTTTTAACTTTTCAAAGAGCATTTTAAAAGTGGTTTCGTCTATGGTGTATAGACTCGGGCGCTCCTGACTGGGTGGCCGCTCATAACGCAGACCGGGAGCGATTTCGCGCTGCCTGCTCATGTCTTTTGTAACTACGTGGGAGGCGGCAATTATTTTGCTGTCGCTCTTGGACCAGAGTATCAAATTGCTATGGCGACCCATTATTTCTGCTGTCAATACTTTGATTGAGGCTGTGCCTACCTCGTCGACAGCATTAAAAACTAGATCGACGATGCGCTCGCCAAGCGGTTGCTCCACTGCAAGCAGTGTTGCTCCGGCCAGGTGTTTGCGCAAAAGCAGGCAAAAATTTGGTACAGCGCTATTGGCACCATACTTGGAGACATAGCGATCACTAAAGGGATCTGGCTTGCCGCCCGGTCCTGGTTTGATAGTCAGGTTGGACTGGATCAGACATATGCGTCCGTGCACAGACTGGGCGCTGGCAAAAAGGTTGGTAACCCCGGTTTTGCCACGCAATGTAATAAGTAACTCATCGCGACCAAGCTGAGTTACTTTGTCAACACGGCGGTTGACAATCATTGGCCGGGCTTCTTTGAGCACTGCCCTTATCGAAAGCGCGTCAAATGGTTGCATGACAATGATCTTTTAGCGGTTGCACAGTAAGCCCAGTTAAGGTTTAATAGCTGACAATTTATCAAACTCGCGTGCGTTTTATATGAACACCGTCGAAGCGCTTACAAAACTTGGTGAGACTATCGAAACCGACACTAGAGCAAAGGACGAGGCCAAGAAGCATTCCTCCAGGGGAAAGCGGAAGCAACGCGCCGGTAATTTGATTGTTATTACTGGACCTTCAGGCGTAGGCAAGGGCACTCTGGTGCATAAACTTTTGCCGCGCATGGATAAGCTCAAATATTCTGTTTCGGTCACTACCAGAGCGAATCGCCCCGGCGAAGTTGAGGGTGAGTCTTATTTTTTCCGCACCAGAAGCGAATTTGAAGACATGATCAGGCAGGGTGCCTTTATGGAGTGGGCCGAGTTTGCCGGTAATTATTACGGCACACCTCGTGGCTGGGTAGCTCAGGAGCTGGATAACGGCATCGATGTCATCCTCGAAATCGAAGTCCAGGGCGCTAAACAGATTTTTGGTGAGCATCCAGAGGCTGTAATGGTCTTTATCTCGCCCCCCAACTTTGACGAATTAGCCTCCAGGCTCAAGAATCGCAAGACTGAAACACCTGAAAAAATCAAAATGCGCCTCGACAAGGCTCAGGAAGAGTTACAGGAAAAAAATGTGTTTCATTATGAAGTAGTCAATGATAAGGTCGATGAGGCCGTTAACAATCTAGAGCATATCGTGTATGCTGAGCGTAACCGCATAATTCGTACCTGATTATGCAGTCAAGCAATTGACTTCTCATGCAGGGCGATATCTCGGCTATTCAGCAATATATAGGGCGCAAACGATGAGCACTACTGTTATCCTCGACCAGCTTTTAAAAGATGGCGTCAACCGTTACGAGTTGGTACTGCGCGTGGCTCAGAGAGCCAAGCAAATCAAAACCGAAACCCGCGAACAGCATAAGTCAGTTAATGCTGTGATTCAGGCTTTGCAAATGGTTGCTGCTGAAGGCGACGGCACTATCTTGATTTCACCATCAGGTCAGTACACCTACTAGTTAGCTGACTGTATAAGCTTTTAAAGCCCCGTTCACCCGGGGCTTTTTACTTTAAATGTTTCCAAGAGGCGCTCCCATGGGAATTTCCCCGTTGCCAAAGTGATAGCTCGGTACTAAACTCACCCTACAAAGCTGAAAAGCGTCCCAAACGAGCAAGTCAACATGGATTTCTGGGCAGTTCTACTACTATTTGCTTTTATGGCCGGGATAATGGGCTGGGTCACAACGCCCTTTATTAACGCTATTTTATGGTACTGCGACTGGCAAGATGGCGTTGACATCAACTGGGGTCTGGATACAGCCTTCTCTGTCGCTGTGCCCTTCGCCTGGATGTTTGCTATTTTTGAGATTGTACTGCTCTACTGCCAGTAAAAATCTTTGCTCTCCCTCTTTGCCGGCGGCAACCAAAGCCAGCTCAGCCATAATGCGAGCGGCATCGGCTTGTGACAGTATCTGCGTCAGTTGATTCCTAAATGGGGCAGCCCCACTTATGCCTTTGGTGTAATTGACCAGGTGGCGCCTGGATTCGTTGACACCGACCCGAGTGCCTTTGTAGTTGATTAGCCCAAGACAGTGCATATAGGCCATTATTAGTCGCTCCACGCTGTCTGGCGCTGCGGTCATGATGCCATCATCAAGGTAGCGGGTGATAGCAGGAATGAGCCAGGGATTGCCGAGGCTGCCACGGGCTACAGCAACGCCGTCGCAGTTTGTAATCTCCAGCATTTTTTCGGCTGCTTCTGGGCTAAAGACATCACCATTGCCAAAGACCGGGATGGACAGTGCTTTTTTGACCAGGGCAATATTAGCCCAGTCGGCATTGCCGGAGTAGAGCTGCTGTCTGGTACGTCCGTGCACAGTGACCATTGAGGCTCCGGCAGCTTCGGCCATTTCGCCAAACTCCACACAGTTGCGATTAGAGTCGTCCCAGCCCAGTCTAAATTTGACTGTTACCGGTACCGAGACCGATTGTTTGACTATTGAGATGATTTCGCGGGCCAGTTCTGGCTCTTTCATCAGCGCACAGCCATCTTTGCCCTTTGTGATCTTGGGTACAGGGCAGCCCATATTGATATCGATAAAGTCTGCACCGCGCTTCTCGGCTAGCTGAGCGGCATGAGCCATGACGTCTGGTTCGTGACCAAAAATCTGGATACCGATTGGATGTTCTCCAGCTGCCAGGTCCATCAGCCTGGATTCGGGCTTGGCTAAGAGTGCCCGTGAGCTGACCATCTCAGTGGACATCATGCAACCAGGATCGATGGTGCGCACAATTGAGCGAAAGACAATATCAGTAACACCCGCCATGGGTGGCACATAGACACGGCTATTGAGAGTGAGCGAGCCTATTTTGACGGTCATACTGTCCTGCCTTAACTCACTATGAGTTTACAAGATGTTTGGTAAAACCTGCATGTTTGTAGGTTGGAGCAGTGAAGATCGGTAACGCGATAAAATACTGTGGTCGGATGACTTATAGGTTGATGTATGGCGTTACTAAAATTGGCTCGGGTTTTACCCCTTGCATTGTTTGTGCTCACTCTCATGCCAGTGACAGGAGCTAATGCCCAGCACTTTATCAAACCAAGATTTAAGCCACCAGTTGAAGCGGGAGAAGAAAAATTTAAAATCTCAGGACGGGTAGTCGATAAAAACGGGCAGCCAGTCAGTGGCTGCAACGTGCAGCTTTGGGAGCCCAGTGGAGCGATCTCGATGTCTTGCAAAAATCACAATGACGGTGAGTTTGAGTTTAAGCATGTCAAATCGGATAAGCTTACTCTGGAAGTTTTACCGCCTACCAGTCTCGGTTTTGCTCAAGCGATTGTGCGCAATTTGCCCGGTGAAGAAGACCGTAAGATGATTGTCAAATTGCACCGCGGCTATCTTGTCTCAGGACGAGTAACCTGCAAAAAGAAAGGACTGAAGGGCATCTTGCTCAAAGTTGAGCCTCTGGATCAGGGGCTTGATGGTAAGGCGCATCTGCACGGAGTGGGGGGCGGCACCACCGAAAAGAATGGTGTTTTTTCGATGATATTGACCCCTGGCAAAAAACAGTTGACTGTTATCAACGAAATTTATCCCCAATGTACAAGCACTGTTACTCGAGAATTTGAAGTGCGCGAAGATTTGCACCTTGGCGCGATTGAACTAAAATAGGAAACGAAATTGAAAATCGCATATTTTGATTGTGCTTTTGGTGCTGCTGGAGATATGTTGCTGGGAGCCTGTCTTGATGCTGGTCTCAGTCTCTCCACATTAGAATCAAAATTGGCCTCGCTTGGTTTGTCCAGTGATCAGTACACTCTCAGTGTACAAAAGGTACACCGCTGTAGCATCCTTGCCAGTCATCTAAACGTCATGCTTAAAGGTGCCGAGCATAAGAGCATTGATAAGCATGACCATGATGGCCACTCACATAAGTCTCATGGACATGATCACGACCATGATCACAAGCACAAACATGACCACGATGATGACAAACATTTGCACAGCCATCCACCCGATCATGGGCACAAACATGAGGACGATAAAAGTCACGAGCATCGCAGTTTGAGTTCAATTACTAAATTGATAGAGTCTTCCAAACTAGCCAGCCCTGTTAAAGATCTTGCTTTGCGTATATTTCATAGACTGGGTGTGGCTGAGAGCAAAGTGCATGGTGTCCCGCTTGATGAAATACACTTCCATGAAGTCGGGGCAATAGATGCCATAGTCGATATCGTTGGTTTTGCCATCGCTTATGTTGAGCTTGGTATTGAGCAAGCTTACGTCTCAGCCTTGCCAATTGGCTCTGGTACTGTCAAAACAATGCATGGGTTGTTTCCAGTGCCAGGACCGGCCACGCTTAATTTGCTTGCTGAGGTGGGCGCACCTACGCGCGATCTAAATGTAAGCTTTGAGTGTCTGACACCTACAGGTGCTGCTATTCTCACCACCTGCGCTCATGCTTTTGGCGCTGCTCCGGCCTTTGAGCGTATTGACCATGTTGGCTACGGAGCAGGCACGCTGGATGCAAAAGACCATCCAAATGTAGTCCGGTTAATACTTGGTGATAGTCGTCATCAACAAAATCGTAAAGTCCAGTCATTTAGCTCAATACCGCAGCTGGCACAAACTGACAGTTGCGACGCTCAGATAGTTGCTGTTATAGAATGCAATCTTGATGATTGCTCTCCTCAAATAATGGCTTATACAGCCGAGCAACTCCTCACTTATGGGGCGCTGGATGTGACTATCACTCCCTGCCTGATGAAAAAAGGGCGTCCCGGCTATAAACTATCAGTGGTGGCAGAGCCGGAGAGCCGTGGTAGTCTCTCTCAGATAATTATCAAAGAGACAACAACTCTTGGCGTGCGCTCCTATATGTGTGAAAGACTGACTCTTACTCGTGAATTTAGAGAAGTCAAAATCGGTGAGCACACTATCAGAGTCAAAATTGCCAGAGATAGTACTGGCAAAATTTTAAATATGCATCCTGAGTACGATGACTGTACTAGAGTGGCTCATAAGAGCGGTCTGGCTCTAAAGGAAGTCATTTTAGACAGTCTCAAGCTGGCTCAAACAATCACCGACTCACTTTGAAGTGATGCACAATTGCTGGTGAGCACTCTACCATCAGGCACTTTTGTACTTTTAGCTGCTGCGCGCTATCCCCTGGCACGGTTAAGACAAAAGGAGCACTCTCACTTAGCTTAACATCAGTGTCTTGCTCAAAGGCGTGGAGAGCTTTGTCCCAGTCTTGTTTTGTCGGATTGCTCAAGCTTGTTTGAGGCATACGCAATGTCAGAGTCTTGTTTTGGTCCATCTGCAATACCAGTGGCGGGCAGTTGTCTTTGCTGCCATCTACTTGAGCATGTGGGGCTAGTGCAGTGAGCAGGCTTTTATAATGCTTAAGCAATTCGATTTGATTGATTTGATTGTTTTTGTAATTGCCGGCAGCATCAGTTACCGCTTTTAGGTCGCTACTGATTATAAGTAAGCGCTCTCCCAGTACGGTTAGATACCAGTCGTTTGAGCCTTTATGCCAGGTCAATACTTGCTTGTCTGGTTTTACAAAAGCCACTGATAGGTCGTCTTTGTCACTTGTGACAAATCTGGACAGTTTAGGCAAAGGCTTAGCAAACATGGCAATCGTCGTAAGACAGCTTTTGCCATCAACTGTGCCTGTGGCGCTGACACAGTCATTTACCAGGTGACCAGTAAACTGCTCATAGATTTGTGGTGGCATTTCTACCACTGACAATAAATCCTGACCATAAAGATCAAAAGCACCCAAATCAATATGTTGGTTTTGCGCTTCAGGCGGTGGCAGCTTTAATGGCATTCTTGTGTAGGAGACTGAGTAATATGCCTTGCTATCTAAAAAGACCGAGCAGGGTTTCTACAGGTAAGGTCTTATTTTTATAGCTGTCGATCTGAGCGCTTACTGGCATTGCCGCAATGGCTATAGTCGATAAAGCAATTAGTGACAGAGTCAACTTTGTCAATTTCATTTTGTCCTCCAGGCAGTTACCTGTCATTTACGTTGCCTGGTGTGTTGATTAGGAGTCAGACAAACACTTTGCTGATTGTGGCATGGACGTCAAAATTGTGGCAATGTGCTAGCCCTGATGACATGGCGTTGAAAAGTGGTTTTGAAATTTGAATTAAACCGTTAAAGCTGTCGACCTGGGCGCCGCACTTGGCTAAGATGTAAGCGATTAGCTTTTGATGGGGTTTCAAGTATGCAGCTCAAAGATCTCGCGGATATGCAAACAGGCAAGTTTTTTCGCAGCCCTACAGTAGTAGTGCAGCAAATTGTGCCTGCTGACGACGTCGCCAAGGCCATTCTTGAACACTTGCGCTTTAACTATCAAATTTCAAGCATCACGCCTCTGGCTGTTGGTCCCCACGGCGGACGTCTCCTATTGCTGTTTTCTTATACTGGTGGAGCTGTCCAGACCAAGTAATTTGTCTTACACCATATTGATTGCCAAAGAGCGCCTCTTAAATATTAGGTGGCGCTCTTTGGCTAAAGAGGACTATGCTTGAAGAATATTTTTTTGAATGTCCCTATTGTTGGGAAAATATCTCCATGCTTCTCGATTTGACAGCAGGCGGGCAGACTTATGTCGAAGACTGCGAGGTCTGCTGTAACCCCATTGATATTTACTATGATGTAGAAGACGGTGCGATAGTGGGATTCAGCGCTACGGGGTCTGGCACGACCGGCTGATCTAGCGCTTTTCGAGGCAGCCATCACTCAAGTGATTTTTGTTTTGGTGGGCTTACCTGATTCTGAGTGACGAGTTCCAACCTAAGTTGATAGTGATGTCACTGAGGTCATTTCCGCTCCAATAAAACTCTCTTGCAGCGGGCTTGGCGTTTATCTTGTAATGCTGGGTCCTTTTGTCATCGCTGATTAATGTGAGAGTGGCAACTGTGCTTGGCTTATCTAACTTAGCCATCTCCATCTGCGGGTATATTTGGTATTTGAACTTGTATTTGCCACTGGGATTTTGAGCTGCAAAAAACTTGATTTGTTTTTGTCCCGATGGACTATAAAAATAGGTGCCATCGGCTTTTAAATCAATTTGACCGCACCAAAATTGATTGCCCGAGTCCTTACTATATAGGACTTGGTAGCTGCCCGGCAGGCAGTCTTTACTCCTGGTCCTGGTTTTAAGTAAAACAATTGATTTGCCTCCATGTCTAAATGAAGGACCCTGCAACGGATGCATAATAAGTTCGCCTTCTTTGACCTGCCAGACTGGTATGTGCAGACCGGAGCCAATATCGCCAGTTGGCTTACCCCAGGTATTGTGGATAAGTTCGCTAATCTGGCTCTTATTCATTGTCTGAATTTTGTCAGCAAACTGTTTTATTTGTGGTGGTAAGCCGTTAATGGCACTATTTTGTGCTCGGATGCTGGTACCGCTAATAGTGGCAAAGGCAAGTAATGCCAAGGTGGCTATAAAGCTTTGGGGTTGCATATTACTCCCGGCTCCATCCTATATAGATTGCATCAGTCAATTTTACAGCTTTTTTTGGCTGTCCGTTTTTGGTCACGCTGCCTTCGTATATTGAAAACACCGAGAGACACCTCCCCCTCTCTCCCAAAACCCCGAAGTCGCTGTTGCCACCCTTTCTTTTAATCAGAGGACAATAAAATGGATAGACATTCTGCCAGAGATCACCACAAGCATGATAGTGCCGCTGACGTTAACGCTGCTCACATTGCTTGGGACCTGTGGAAAAGTAATGACCCAAGAGACTGGGATAAAGCCCTCGATGAAAGAGAAAGAATCAACAAGCACAATCCCAAAGCCTGGAAAAAGGCCATGCACGAAGTGGATGCAGAAGAAGCCCAACACAAAGTAGCTAAGCATCACGAAGTCGTGGCAAAACCAGTGCCTAAGCCAATTGAAATCAGATCCGACAAACCAGTGGAGCGCATACCTGCCGTAATTAGTCAGGACCAGTCCGGCGAAAATATCGTTGCTCCTGGCTATGCACCCGAAAGCAAGTTTGCTCCTCCTGTACCTGATAGCCCAGCTTACCGTGCCGCCTACGAGCGTCAGCACCCTGAGTTTTATGGTGTCGACCTCGGTATTGCAAAACTCGGAGTCAATAGCAATGGCTCTATTGAGACCGGCGTCAACATCGGAATTGCCAAGGCTGGTCTGCAAGTTGGTCTCGAAAACCGCGTCGATGGAGAGTTTATGCCGATAGGTGGACCGCTCCACGCCAGAGCTGGAGCCGGAGTTGGTGTCAATCGCGACGGAATACACAGTGATGTCGGTGCTGGTGCTAACTTCTTTAATGCTGTTAACGGTGATGCTGATTTTGATGCCAGAGTGGGTCGTAACACCGGTGTTGATGGCGATGTCAGAGGACGTGTCTTGCCGGTCAATGTCCAGGCAGATGCTGGCGCCAATATCGGACCGGAAGGCTTAAATGCCTACACCGGTGCTAATACCGACGTTATGGATCAAGTTGGATTCCGTACTGGAGGCGACTTCCGTCTCAATAGTCAGGACTCTGGATTGGATGCTGGAGTGGGCGTTAGAGCCGGTGACAATACTCTCGATTTTGGACCAAGCATCTACAGTAACGGTAATACGACAGTAAGACCTGACCTGCACTTTGATCGCAATACTGATCAAGTACCTGCCTTTTATCCCGATGGTGACCGCGGCCTTGATGGCCAATAGATTCGGGATTATAAATAGCTTTCACAGGGTGGTGGAAAACAATGGCCGGCAAATAGCCGGCTTTTGTTCTTTAATGATTGATTTGATCTTTTAAAAATATTTTTGATTGTCCGTTTTTTGTCATAACAGGTCTGTATATTAATACTCATCAACCGGTTCGCAAGACAAGGCACAGACAATAAACGAGCACCGCAGGTGGTGTTAAGTGCAGCGGACGATGAAGAGCTTTCACAGGGTGGTGGAAAACAATGGCCGGCGAATAGCCGGCTTTTGTTGTTTTAAGCCCTTGATAAGCTGGGACTTTATTTTATCTGCTCAAATGCCCAGCTTGTGGGATTTGTAAAATAAGCCTGGGCATTAAATGGAACAATTATCCTGATTGTTACTTCCTCAGACTACAATGGTCATTTGGGTTACAGTATCCGGGAGATTGTCATTGCCTTCTAATCAGCCTGCGACCAACCTCTATATCAGTAAACTCATTGGCCTGACGGCATTAACTGCAACTATCAGTGTCGGCGCAGTC belongs to Candidatus Obscuribacter sp. and includes:
- the dusB gene encoding tRNA dihydrouridine synthase DusB, producing the protein MTVKIGSLTLNSRVYVPPMAGVTDIVFRSIVRTIDPGCMMSTEMVSSRALLAKPESRLMDLAAGEHPIGIQIFGHEPDVMAHAAQLAEKRGADFIDINMGCPVPKITKGKDGCALMKEPELAREIISIVKQSVSVPVTVKFRLGWDDSNRNCVEFGEMAEAAGASMVTVHGRTRQQLYSGNADWANIALVKKALSIPVFGNGDVFSPEAAEKMLEITNCDGVAVARGSLGNPWLIPAITRYLDDGIMTAAPDSVERLIMAYMHCLGLINYKGTRVGVNESRRHLVNYTKGISGAAPFRNQLTQILSQADAARIMAELALVAAGKEGEQRFLLAVEQYNLKNSKHPGEGHSDREGCIQTPVDVNAILPVAVP
- the rocF gene encoding arginase, with the protein product MSKAHKASNKNVSGNHEGKRAAREVVKQSAHKKDGSSSKKTKDVTIIYCPLHLGGPHAGVSMGPAAVKVARLVSKIESLGFRVKKQVDIAVPEVLYWWEKSAKVAHCVPEIGAVSLDVAKAVEAALADNTIAVTIGGDHSLAIGSIAGVSSYYRKHKQEFGLVWYDAHGDINTPATSSSGNVHGMPLAISLGDGDERLTELLGYSPKVKNKRCALVGIRDLDSAERKLIEKSGILPFTMRNVDEKGIVKVTEECLDFIGNKVSGIHVSFDLDVMDPDIAPGVSTDSRGGLSYRESHLALELLADTGLLRSVDFVELNPALDIRNQTAELCVELVQSALGKNIL
- a CDS encoding DNA-directed RNA polymerase subunit omega; translated protein: MSTTVILDQLLKDGVNRYELVLRVAQRAKQIKTETREQHKSVNAVIQALQMVAAEGDGTILISPSGQYTY
- a CDS encoding carboxypeptidase regulatory-like domain-containing protein, with protein sequence MALLKLARVLPLALFVLTLMPVTGANAQHFIKPRFKPPVEAGEEKFKISGRVVDKNGQPVSGCNVQLWEPSGAISMSCKNHNDGEFEFKHVKSDKLTLEVLPPTSLGFAQAIVRNLPGEEDRKMIVKLHRGYLVSGRVTCKKKGLKGILLKVEPLDQGLDGKAHLHGVGGGTTEKNGVFSMILTPGKKQLTVINEIYPQCTSTVTREFEVREDLHLGAIELK
- a CDS encoding NFACT family protein, producing the protein MQPFDALSIRAVLKEARPMIVNRRVDKVTQLGRDELLITLRGKTGVTNLFASAQSVHGRICLIQSNLTIKPGPGGKPDPFSDRYVSKYGANSAVPNFCLLLRKHLAGATLLAVEQPLGERIVDLVFNAVDEVGTASIKVLTAEIMGRHSNLILWSKSDSKIIAASHVVTKDMSRQREIAPGLRYERPPSQERPSLYTIDETTFKMLFEKLKLAQQSENKIEGQHFATVEQWIIATLTGAGRHLCEELVQASGLDSETAKAIADTACADKLWQTISQMRSEENYKPFMFTDLSRYSVLGLFPQSDRPTKTFPSVNDLIEEYFRSCEQAEQVSQLRDRLKADLVVEINKLESRIKTASEHVLTADGIDRLKHCGDLILANLTAIKPGQEILEADDIFSGAGTITVKLSGDLGAAQNAQNYYRQYAKARARNSTASRSVEEAKDRRVSLEQKLSQVSQAKDIYELRNLKDLISGKKPQDLIKAKPKGKKSGDHRVISVSSSDGWTIYVGRNRIENDYLVSRLAQPNDLWFHVLGQGGAHVLIRIPSSKQDPPARTIEEAAQIAARFSKASHGSKVRVVYTQVKHVRKIANEKPGMVRYEQEKTVEVDTGKPMPKAMKQLFAPKQ
- the larC gene encoding nickel pincer cofactor biosynthesis protein LarC encodes the protein MKIAYFDCAFGAAGDMLLGACLDAGLSLSTLESKLASLGLSSDQYTLSVQKVHRCSILASHLNVMLKGAEHKSIDKHDHDGHSHKSHGHDHDHDHKHKHDHDDDKHLHSHPPDHGHKHEDDKSHEHRSLSSITKLIESSKLASPVKDLALRIFHRLGVAESKVHGVPLDEIHFHEVGAIDAIVDIVGFAIAYVELGIEQAYVSALPIGSGTVKTMHGLFPVPGPATLNLLAEVGAPTRDLNVSFECLTPTGAAILTTCAHAFGAAPAFERIDHVGYGAGTLDAKDHPNVVRLILGDSRHQQNRKVQSFSSIPQLAQTDSCDAQIVAVIECNLDDCSPQIMAYTAEQLLTYGALDVTITPCLMKKGRPGYKLSVVAEPESRGSLSQIIIKETTTLGVRSYMCERLTLTREFREVKIGEHTIRVKIARDSTGKILNMHPEYDDCTRVAHKSGLALKEVILDSLKLAQTITDSL
- the lexA gene encoding transcriptional repressor LexA, which produces MELTKPLPTRQKEVLSLIASFTEAQGYPPTLADLANSLGLKNRMTVHQHVAALRKKGLVHWEPGLNRSLRVLPEGFVQLGRTVEGASDVAPAVAVSKANAKTIAFPARPGIPLAGAIAAGNPIDAIQGDDFLEVESRYGDSDCYALKVKGESMIEDGIYDGDFVIIKPEPSPNNGDVVVALLEDGSATLKRFFKEKGGYRLQPANASMEPIFVSGDSPLTIQGKVVGLFRNMH
- a CDS encoding CPXCG motif-containing cysteine-rich protein, whose translation is MLEEYFFECPYCWENISMLLDLTAGGQTYVEDCEVCCNPIDIYYDVEDGAIVGFSATGSGTTG
- the gmk gene encoding guanylate kinase; translation: MNTVEALTKLGETIETDTRAKDEAKKHSSRGKRKQRAGNLIVITGPSGVGKGTLVHKLLPRMDKLKYSVSVTTRANRPGEVEGESYFFRTRSEFEDMIRQGAFMEWAEFAGNYYGTPRGWVAQELDNGIDVILEIEVQGAKQIFGEHPEAVMVFISPPNFDELASRLKNRKTETPEKIKMRLDKAQEELQEKNVFHYEVVNDKVDEAVNNLEHIVYAERNRIIRT